The following is a genomic window from Streptomyces chrestomyceticus JCM 4735.
ACGCCCTGCTCCGCCAGCCAGCGCGTCTCGCCGAGCACGTCGGAGGGGCGGCGGGAGATGAAGGAGCCGCGGAAGGACGGGATGGCGCAGAAGGAGCAGCGGCGGTCGCAGCCGGAGGCCAGCTTCACGGAGGCGACGGGGCTGGTGCCCAGGCGGCGCCGGAGCGGCGCGCGGGGCCCTGAGGCGGGCGCCACGCCCTCCGGCAGGTCCGCGGGGGCCGGGGCCGGCTCCGCCGCGCCGTGGCCGGGCAGCGCGACGCCTGCGGCGTCCTGGCGCTCGGCCGGGCTGATCGGCAGCAGCTTGCGGCGGTCGCGCGGGGCGTGGGCCTCGACGCTGCCGCCGCTCAGGATCGTCTGCAGCCGGCCGGAGATGTCGCTGTAGTCGTCGAAGCCGAGGACGCCGTCGGCCTCCGGGAGGGCGTCGGCCAGCTCCTTGCCGTACCGCTCGGCCATGCAGCCGACGGCCACGACGGCCTGGGTGCGGCCGTGGTCCTTCAGGTCGTTGGCCTCCAGCAGGGCATCGACGGAGTCCTTCTTGGCGGCCTCGACGAAACCGCAGGTGTTGACGACGGCGACATCGGCATCGGCGGCGTCCTCGACGAGGTCCCAGCCGTCCGCTGCCAGGCGGCCTGCGAGCTCCTCCGAGTCCACCTCGTTACGGGCGCAGCCAAGAGTGACAAGGGCGACGGTACGGCGTTCGGGCATGGAGTCAGCGTACTTTGTCCCCGCAACCTCCATCGCTGCCAGGGTTGCCCCGGCCGGCCGGCGCCCCGGTCCGGCCCGTGCCGCGGCCCGGTCCCGGCCTGGTCAGCCCGCCTGCGGGCCCGCCGAGTAGCTCAGCCGCTCGACCGCTCCCTTGTCGCCGACCTTCTCGACCTCCTTGCCGTTGACGAACAACTGCACGACCCCGGCGTTGCCGACGACCAGGTCGATCCGCTTCTTGTCCGTGAAGGTCCGGGACTCGCCCTTCTTGAGCAGGCCATCCTCCAGCAGCCGGCCGTTGGCGTCCTTGGCGGAGATCCAGCTCTGCCCGTCCTTCGCGGTGATCTTGATGGTGACCTTGTCCTTCGGGACGCCCGCGATGGCGCTCTCCGAGGGCCCGGGACCGGGGACGGTGCTGGGCCTGGCGGTCTTGCCGGACTTGCCAGCGGCGGGCTTGGTCGGCAGCACCGGCGCCACGGTGTTCTCCCCCTCGGCGACCGCGCTCCCCTTGCCGCCGCCGCTGAAGAGGGTGAAGCCGACGAATCCGACGACCACGACGATGGCCGCGACCATCGCCGCCGTCCAGTTCGGGCGGCCCCGCTCGGGCCGGATGCGCTCGGCCTCGAAGAGCGGCGCCGCGGGGGTGGGCTCGGGGCGGCCGCCGCGGTCCCCGTCGAACTGCGCGACCAGCGGTTCCGGATCGAGTCCGACGGCGCGCGCGAGCGTGCGCAGATGCCCCCGCGCGTAGACGTCGCCGCCGCACCGTGAGAAGTCGTCCTGCTCGATGCCCTGCACGATGGGCACGCGCACCCGGGTGGTGGTACTGACCTCGTCGACGGTCAGTCCCGCCGCGATACGGGCCTGCTGGATGGCGTGGCCGATGGAGGGCCGGTCGTCTTCGGAGGAGTTGCCGATGGACACGTGGGCGCCTTTCGAGCGTGAGCCACCTGCTGGAGGTTCAGTCTAGGGGTGTACCGAAAGGGTCGGGCAAGCGGAAGAGCGGACTTTGTACGCCATCAGAAGGCCGGGTGAGGCCGCCGGACGCCCGGTCCGGTTGCCGATGGTGCATCATCCTTCCACCACCTCCCTCAACTTGACGTAGCGACGGAGGAAACGGTTGCTTTCGATCTCCGACAGCCGCTTCGGACCGCCCGTACGGGTGAACTTGGAGCGTGCGACCCGGACTCCCGCCGCCGTCGCCGCGCGCCCGGTGGACGGGCCCGGACGACGGCTCCGGAAGAACGGCTTCCGGCCGACGGCAGCCGGAGAACAGCAGCCCCTATGAGGGCGTCTCCCCCCGGATGACCGCCAGTACGCCCTCCAGCTCGTCCGGCTTGACCAGCACGTCGCGCGCCTTGGACCCCTCACTCGGCCCGACGATGTTGCGCGACTCCATCAGGTCCATCAGCCGCCCGGCCTTGGCGAAGCCCACCCGCAGCTTCCGCTGGAGCATGGAGGTGGACCCGAACTGGGTGGAGACCACCAGCTCAGCGGCCTGGCACAGCAGGTCCAGGTCGTCGCCGATGTCCTCGTCGATCTCCTTCTTCTTGGCCGTGCCGACGGTGACGTCGTCCCGGAAGACCGGCGCCATCTGGTCCTTGCAGTGCTGGACGACCTGCTGGACCTCGTCCTCCTGGACGAACGCGCCCTGCATCCGTACGGGTTTGTTCGCGCCCATCGGCAGGAACAGGCTGTCGCCCTTGCCGATCAGCTTCTCCGCGCCCGGCTGGTCGAGGATGACCCGGCTGTCGGCGAGCGAGGAGGTCGCGAACGCCAGCCGGGACGGCACGTTCGCCTTGATCAGACCGGTCACCACGTCCACCGAGGGACGCTGGGTGGCCAGCACCAGGTGGATGCCGGCGGCGCGCGCGAGCTGGGTGATGCGGACGATGGAGTCCTCCACGTCGCGCGGCGCGACCATCATCAGGTCCGCCAGCTCGTCCACGATCACCAGCAGGTACGGGTACGGCGACAGCTCGCGCTCGCTGCCCTCCGGCGGCTTCGCCTTGCCGCTGCGCACGGCCGCGTTGAAGTCGTCGATGTGCCGGTAGCCGTAGGCCGCCAGGTCGTCGTAGCGCAGGTCCATCTCGCGCACGACCCACTGCAGGGCCTCGGCGGCCTTCTTGGGGTTGGTGATGATCGGGGTGATCAGGTGCGGGATGCCCTCGTACGCGGTCAGCTCGACGCGCTTGGGGTCGACCAGCACCATCCGCACCTCGTCGGGGGTGGCGCGCGCCATCACCGAGGTGATCAGGCAGTTGATGCAGGACGACTTGCCGGAGCCGGTCGCACCGGCCACCAGGATGTGCGGCATCCGCGCCAGGTTGGCCGAGACGTACCCGCCCTCGACGTCCTTGCCGAGGCCGACCAGCAGCGGGTGGTCCTCGCCCACCGACTCCGCCGAGCGCAGCACGTCGCCGAGGTTGACCATCTCCCGGTCGCTGTTGGGGATCTCGATGCCGACCGCGGACTTGCCGGGGATCGGGCTGATGATCCTTACGTCCGGGCTGGCGACGGCGTACGCGATGTTCTTGGCCAGCGCGGTGATCTTCTCGACCTTCACCGCGGGGCCCAGCTCGATCTCGTACCGGGTGACCGTCGGGCCGCGGGTGAAGCCGGTGACCGCCGCGTCGACCTTGAACTCCTGGAAGACGGTGGTCAGCGACTCCACGACGGCGTCGTTGGCCGCGCTGCGGGTCTTGCCGGGGCCGCCCCGGGTGAGCAGGTCCAGCGACGGCAGCGCGTAGGTGATGTCGTTGGACAACAGCAGTTGCTCGGCCCGCGAGGGCAGCTCGCCGGACGGTTCCGGCGCGGACTTCGTGAAGTCCGGCACCGGGCCCGAGGGCTTGTCCGTGTCGGCCTGGCCGGGGCCGCGGGCGGGCGGCACCGCGCCGCTGTCCTGCTTCTTCCCGGGCGTGGGCCGCTCGTCGTCGCGGCGCTCACCGTCGTGCTGGTCACCGTCGCGGCGCTCGCCGGAGATGCTGCTGCTGAGGTCGGCGACCAGGGGTGAGGGCTGGACGCCGTGCAGGACGGCCCCGTCCAGCGAGGCGGCGGCCGCGGCGGCCACGTCGACCGCGTCCATGGGACGGTCGGCGGGCTGCAGGGGCGTACGGCGCCCGCGGCGGCGCTTGGCCAGCGCCGCCTCCTCTATGGCGTCCGGATCGTCCACGGGGTCCGGCCCGGCCGCGCGCCGCGCGCCCCGCCCGGACCGGTCGCGCCGGTCGTCGTACTCCTCGGGCTCGACGGCCACCGGCTCGGGCTCGTACACCTCGACCAGGCCCAGCCGGGCGCCGAGCAGCCGCAGCCGCTGCGGGATGGCGTTGACGGGGGTGGCGGTGACGACGAGCAGCCCGAAGACGGTGAGCAGCACCAGCAGCGCCACCGCCAGGGTCTGGCCGACGGTGAAGATCAGCGGCTTGGACGCGACCCAGCCGACATAGCCCCCGGCGTCCTGCACGGCCGCTATGCCGTCGTTTCGGCCGGGCGACCCGCAGGCGATCGCGACCTGCCCCAGGATGCCGATGACCAGGGCGGACAGGCCGATCACGATCCGTCCGTTGGCCTCCGGCTGCTCCGGGTGCCGGATCAGCCGCAG
Proteins encoded in this region:
- a CDS encoding DNA translocase FtsK codes for the protein MASRTSGKGSQSTAGPSKQRAGQPGGAAKKAAAKKAPAKKAPAPARRAPAKKTAPAKRAPAKKAAARKAPPRPAPSPTGGVYRLVRACWLGLAHAVGAMFRGFGRGAKNLDPAHRKDGLSLLLLGLALVVAAGTWSNLSGPVGDLVQLLVTGAFGRLDLVVPILLGGIALRLIRHPEQPEANGRIVIGLSALVIGILGQVAIACGSPGRNDGIAAVQDAGGYVGWVASKPLIFTVGQTLAVALLVLLTVFGLLVVTATPVNAIPQRLRLLGARLGLVEVYEPEPVAVEPEEYDDRRDRSGRGARRAAGPDPVDDPDAIEEAALAKRRRGRRTPLQPADRPMDAVDVAAAAAASLDGAVLHGVQPSPLVADLSSSISGERRDGDQHDGERRDDERPTPGKKQDSGAVPPARGPGQADTDKPSGPVPDFTKSAPEPSGELPSRAEQLLLSNDITYALPSLDLLTRGGPGKTRSAANDAVVESLTTVFQEFKVDAAVTGFTRGPTVTRYEIELGPAVKVEKITALAKNIAYAVASPDVRIISPIPGKSAVGIEIPNSDREMVNLGDVLRSAESVGEDHPLLVGLGKDVEGGYVSANLARMPHILVAGATGSGKSSCINCLITSVMARATPDEVRMVLVDPKRVELTAYEGIPHLITPIITNPKKAAEALQWVVREMDLRYDDLAAYGYRHIDDFNAAVRSGKAKPPEGSERELSPYPYLLVIVDELADLMMVAPRDVEDSIVRITQLARAAGIHLVLATQRPSVDVVTGLIKANVPSRLAFATSSLADSRVILDQPGAEKLIGKGDSLFLPMGANKPVRMQGAFVQEDEVQQVVQHCKDQMAPVFRDDVTVGTAKKKEIDEDIGDDLDLLCQAAELVVSTQFGSTSMLQRKLRVGFAKAGRLMDLMESRNIVGPSEGSKARDVLVKPDELEGVLAVIRGETPS
- a CDS encoding helix-turn-helix domain-containing protein; this translates as MSIGNSSEDDRPSIGHAIQQARIAAGLTVDEVSTTTRVRVPIVQGIEQDDFSRCGGDVYARGHLRTLARAVGLDPEPLVAQFDGDRGGRPEPTPAAPLFEAERIRPERGRPNWTAAMVAAIVVVVGFVGFTLFSGGGKGSAVAEGENTVAPVLPTKPAAGKSGKTARPSTVPGPGPSESAIAGVPKDKVTIKITAKDGQSWISAKDANGRLLEDGLLKKGESRTFTDKKRIDLVVGNAGVVQLFVNGKEVEKVGDKGAVERLSYSAGPQAG